A part of Silvimonas soli genomic DNA contains:
- a CDS encoding GNAT family N-acetyltransferase, protein MSWSLRLAHHADLPVIVDIYNSTVASREVTADTEPVSVASREDWFAAHQKATRPLWVVQDEQGAVAGWMSFSSFYGRPAYDGTIEVSIYLAEAARGKGLGSWLLQQAMVISPSLGVKTILGFIFGHNQPSLGLFRKFGFTEWANLPRIAVLDEVERDLIILGLRLPESA, encoded by the coding sequence ATGTCTTGGTCTTTACGCCTGGCGCATCATGCCGATTTGCCGGTGATCGTCGATATCTACAACAGCACCGTCGCCTCGCGCGAAGTCACCGCTGATACTGAACCCGTCAGTGTGGCCAGTCGCGAAGACTGGTTTGCCGCACACCAGAAAGCCACGCGGCCATTGTGGGTAGTGCAGGATGAACAAGGCGCGGTTGCGGGCTGGATGAGCTTTTCATCCTTTTACGGCCGCCCGGCCTATGACGGCACGATTGAGGTGAGTATCTATCTGGCCGAAGCGGCGCGCGGCAAGGGATTGGGGAGCTGGCTATTGCAACAAGCCATGGTGATCTCACCTTCGCTCGGCGTCAAAACCATCCTTGGTTTCATCTTTGGTCACAACCAGCCCAGCCTCGGTTTGTTCCGCAAGTTTGGCTTTACCGAATGGGCCAATCTGCCACGCATCGCCGTGCTGGATGAGGTTGAGCGGGACCTGATCATCCTCGGCCTGCGCTTGCCTGAATCGGCCTGA
- the wbaP gene encoding undecaprenyl-phosphate galactose phosphotransferase WbaP, whose amino-acid sequence MSLKHEGPERAKIWLALADFAALAIAFAVAMLLLWLFRYQRISASFDLWWMWEGRQQGMAFLLLALLTVANFWWRGHYSLRLPFWDQLLDILRALLLAGLLNGMLVLLGKFTVSRFLWPVSWGVALVLLPWLRSAAKGWLLKLNIWQMPTVIVGTGENALAAYRAMKSERQLGFRIEAFLAVGKDAPDSVEVNGALLPVISIPCDGLTAWLDANARPHVVVAVDEEELKALANQIEQLTLRYKDIHIIPPIAGLPLFGVVPYHFFSHEVLLLRVRNNLTVRTLMWMKRIFDLTGAIFGLIVLSPILLYMMLQVKRQGGPGSVFFGHVRIGMNGKPFKCWKFRTMVHNSQEVLEHLLATDPQARAEWDKDFKLKNDPRITRIGHFLRRTSLDEIPQLWNVIKGQMSLVGPRPIIDEELARYGDKVDFYLEARPGLTGLWQVSGRNDTTYDERVALDAWYVKNWNLWYDIAIICKTIRSVTGGHGAY is encoded by the coding sequence ATGTCGCTTAAACACGAAGGCCCTGAGCGCGCCAAAATCTGGCTGGCGCTGGCCGACTTTGCCGCGCTGGCGATTGCTTTTGCCGTAGCCATGTTGCTGCTGTGGCTGTTCCGCTATCAACGTATCAGCGCCAGTTTTGATTTGTGGTGGATGTGGGAAGGGCGCCAACAAGGCATGGCGTTTTTGCTGCTGGCGCTGTTAACGGTGGCCAACTTCTGGTGGCGTGGTCATTACAGCTTGCGCCTGCCGTTCTGGGATCAACTGCTGGATATCCTGCGCGCCTTGCTGCTGGCCGGTTTGCTCAATGGCATGCTGGTGTTGCTGGGCAAGTTCACCGTGTCGCGGTTCTTGTGGCCGGTGTCGTGGGGCGTGGCGCTGGTGTTGCTGCCGTGGCTGCGCAGCGCGGCCAAAGGCTGGCTGCTCAAGCTCAATATCTGGCAAATGCCAACGGTGATCGTCGGTACCGGCGAGAATGCGCTGGCGGCGTATCGGGCCATGAAAAGCGAACGTCAGTTGGGGTTCCGGATTGAAGCGTTTCTGGCCGTAGGCAAAGACGCGCCAGATAGCGTTGAGGTCAATGGCGCGCTTCTGCCAGTGATCTCCATTCCGTGTGATGGCTTGACCGCATGGCTGGATGCCAACGCCCGCCCGCACGTGGTGGTAGCGGTGGATGAAGAAGAACTCAAAGCCTTGGCCAACCAGATTGAACAGCTGACGCTGCGCTACAAAGACATCCACATCATTCCGCCGATCGCCGGTCTGCCATTGTTTGGTGTGGTGCCGTATCACTTTTTCAGCCATGAAGTATTGTTGCTGCGGGTGCGTAATAACCTGACCGTGCGCACGCTGATGTGGATGAAGCGGATTTTTGACCTGACCGGGGCAATTTTCGGACTCATCGTGCTCTCGCCGATCCTGCTTTACATGATGCTGCAGGTGAAACGTCAGGGCGGGCCGGGCAGCGTGTTCTTTGGTCATGTGCGCATAGGCATGAACGGCAAACCGTTCAAATGCTGGAAATTTCGCACCATGGTGCATAACAGTCAGGAAGTGCTGGAGCATTTGCTGGCGACCGACCCGCAAGCGCGGGCCGAATGGGACAAAGACTTCAAGCTCAAGAACGATCCGCGTATTACCCGCATTGGGCACTTTCTGCGTCGCACCAGCCTGGACGAAATTCCGCAATTGTGGAATGTAATCAAAGGCCAGATGAGTCTGGTTGGACCACGCCCGATCATCGACGAAGAACTGGCCCGCTATGGCGACAAAGTGGACTTCTATCTGGAAGCGCGCCCTGGCTTGACTGGTCTGTGGCAGGTGTCGGGTCGCAACGACACCACCTATGATGAACGCGTGGCGCTGGACGCCTGGTATGTTAAAAACTGGAATCTCTGGTACGACATCGCCATCATCTGCAAAACCATACGCAGTGTGACTGGCGGGCACGGCGCGTATTGA
- a CDS encoding TerC family protein — translation MSDLFSWGVFAVVVIALLVFDLGVLHKKDKEISIAESLKLSAFYICAGLAFGGWVWYSRGARDGMDFYTGFLVEKSLSMDNVFIISMIFTSLAIPRVYQHRVLFWGILGALVMRAIMIGLGAALVHEFAWLLLFFGLFLVFTGFKMLFAKEKEHTLQDSKLFRYLKTHLRLTPTLQGNHFVIRGEKHGMAAGRWGTPLLLALLMVEGADLIFAVDSIPAIFAITQDPFVVYTSNIFAILGLRALYFALASMVHRFEYLKYALALVLIFIGVKIGLVYAGIKVPSVLSLTVTFGLLLAGVLFSMYKTRQQVQ, via the coding sequence GTGTCTGATCTATTTAGCTGGGGTGTTTTTGCCGTCGTAGTCATCGCCTTGTTGGTGTTTGATCTGGGCGTGCTGCACAAAAAAGACAAGGAAATCTCGATTGCCGAGAGCCTGAAGCTGTCCGCATTCTACATTTGCGCTGGCTTGGCATTTGGCGGCTGGGTCTGGTATTCGCGCGGGGCCCGCGACGGCATGGATTTCTACACCGGGTTTCTGGTGGAGAAATCATTATCGATGGACAACGTGTTCATCATTTCCATGATCTTTACCAGCCTGGCGATTCCGCGCGTTTATCAGCATCGCGTGCTGTTCTGGGGGATTCTGGGCGCGCTGGTCATGCGCGCAATCATGATTGGTCTGGGCGCGGCGCTGGTGCATGAATTTGCATGGCTGTTGCTGTTCTTTGGCCTGTTTCTGGTGTTCACCGGCTTCAAAATGCTGTTTGCCAAAGAAAAAGAACACACGCTGCAAGACAGCAAGTTGTTTCGGTATCTCAAAACCCATTTGCGCCTGACGCCCACACTGCAAGGCAATCATTTTGTGATCCGCGGCGAGAAGCATGGCATGGCGGCTGGCCGCTGGGGCACGCCGTTGCTGCTGGCTTTACTGATGGTCGAAGGCGCGGATCTGATTTTCGCGGTGGATAGCATTCCGGCGATCTTTGCCATTACCCAAGATCCGTTTGTGGTTTACACCTCGAACATTTTCGCCATTCTTGGCTTGCGCGCCTTGTACTTTGCGCTCGCCAGCATGGTGCATCGATTCGAATACCTGAAGTACGCGCTGGCGCTGGTCTTGATCTTCATTGGCGTGAAAATCGGGCTGGTTTATGCCGGCATCAAAGTGCCGTCGGTGCTGTCTTTGACCGTGACGTTTGGTCTGTTGCTGGCTGGCGTGTTGTTCTCGATGTACAAGACCCGGCAGCAGGTGCAATGA
- the gpmI gene encoding 2,3-bisphosphoglycerate-independent phosphoglycerate mutase, which yields MNAATPSKVKPVLLLILDGFGYREETQDNAIAAAKKPNIDRLLAQYPWTTINASEQFVGLPAGQFGNSEVGHLNIGAGRVLQQDISRIDCDVANGKLGLNPVFAQAIEIARHEHKTLHILGLVSDGGVHSHESHIHALITDAAAAGVKQIHVHAFLDGRDTPPRSGVAYLEKLQQVCDAAGSARIVSITGRYWAMDRDKRWERVVEAWNVIVEGKGLYHAATALDGLQAAYDRDENDEFVKATSIGAPTRAEDGDVVVFMNFRADRAREIAVALTDPAFDGFARARQINWGYFCTATMYAEAYSFPVAYEKPKVSNSFGEYVGQLGLKQLRIAETEKYPHVTYFFSGGEEKEFPGEDRILVPSPKVATYDLQPEMSAPQVTDKIVEAIESGQYAAIICNLANGDMVGHTGVFDAAVKAVETLDACVGQCVEAMLKAGGEVVITADHGNCEVMYDHRVHQPHTQHTTDVVPFIYVGRPATMAPRGEYALKDIAPTLLAIMGLPQPVDMTGKSLVTFA from the coding sequence ATGAACGCCGCCACACCCAGTAAGGTAAAACCGGTTCTTCTTCTTATTCTTGACGGCTTTGGCTATCGCGAAGAAACACAAGACAACGCGATTGCTGCCGCAAAGAAACCCAATATTGACCGTCTGCTGGCCCAATACCCCTGGACCACCATCAATGCATCCGAGCAATTTGTCGGTTTGCCAGCAGGCCAATTCGGCAACTCCGAAGTCGGTCACTTGAATATCGGTGCTGGTCGCGTACTGCAGCAAGATATCAGTCGTATCGACTGCGATGTCGCCAACGGCAAACTGGGCCTGAACCCAGTATTCGCGCAAGCGATCGAAATCGCCAGGCATGAACACAAAACACTACACATTCTGGGCCTGGTCTCTGATGGCGGCGTGCATAGCCACGAGTCGCACATCCACGCTCTGATCACCGATGCCGCAGCAGCTGGCGTCAAACAGATTCACGTTCACGCGTTCCTGGATGGCCGTGATACGCCACCACGCAGCGGCGTAGCTTACCTGGAAAAACTGCAACAAGTCTGTGATGCAGCTGGTAGCGCGCGCATCGTCTCGATCACTGGCCGCTACTGGGCAATGGATCGCGACAAGCGTTGGGAACGTGTGGTTGAAGCCTGGAACGTAATCGTTGAGGGCAAGGGCTTGTACCACGCAGCAACGGCACTCGATGGCCTGCAAGCCGCTTACGACCGTGACGAGAACGATGAGTTCGTCAAAGCCACCAGCATTGGCGCGCCAACCCGCGCGGAAGATGGCGATGTGGTGGTGTTCATGAATTTCCGCGCTGACCGTGCGCGTGAAATCGCCGTGGCGCTGACTGATCCAGCCTTTGACGGCTTCGCCCGCGCGCGCCAGATCAACTGGGGATACTTCTGCACCGCCACGATGTATGCCGAGGCGTATTCCTTCCCGGTGGCCTATGAAAAGCCCAAGGTTTCCAACAGCTTTGGCGAATACGTCGGCCAGTTGGGTCTGAAACAACTGCGCATTGCCGAGACTGAAAAATACCCGCACGTGACGTATTTCTTCTCAGGTGGCGAAGAAAAAGAATTCCCGGGCGAAGACCGCATCCTGGTGCCGTCGCCCAAAGTCGCCACTTATGATCTGCAACCGGAAATGTCCGCACCTCAAGTGACTGACAAGATTGTCGAGGCCATCGAATCCGGCCAGTACGCAGCGATTATCTGCAATCTGGCCAACGGCGATATGGTCGGTCACACCGGTGTGTTTGATGCGGCAGTGAAGGCGGTAGAAACGCTGGATGCCTGTGTCGGCCAGTGTGTTGAGGCCATGCTCAAAGCGGGTGGCGAAGTAGTCATTACTGCCGACCACGGCAACTGCGAAGTGATGTACGACCACCGTGTGCACCAGCCACATACCCAGCACACCACCGACGTGGTACCTTTCATCTACGTTGGTCGTCCGGCAACCATGGCGCCACGTGGTGAATACGCACTGAAAGACATCGCGCCGACTTTGCTGGCTATCATGGGCCTGCCGCAACCGGTAGACATGACCGGCAAATCGCTGGTGACTTTCGCCTGA
- a CDS encoding PaaI family thioesterase: MTKSIAEYSGLELLQAMARGELPAPSITVTMPMSLLEADAGVVRFAAKADERHLNPLGGVHGGFAATVLDSVTGCAVHTMLEAGVGYGTVDLNVKMLKPIPRDVPLVAEGKVLHISRTLGVAEGSIRNAEGTLLAHATATCMILRH, from the coding sequence ATGACTAAATCCATTGCCGAATATTCGGGGCTTGAATTGTTGCAAGCCATGGCCCGGGGCGAATTGCCTGCGCCTTCCATTACCGTAACCATGCCGATGTCGTTGCTGGAAGCGGACGCTGGTGTTGTGCGTTTTGCGGCCAAAGCGGATGAGCGCCATCTGAATCCACTGGGCGGGGTCCATGGTGGCTTTGCCGCAACGGTGCTCGATTCTGTCACCGGTTGCGCGGTGCATACCATGCTGGAGGCTGGCGTTGGCTACGGCACGGTTGATCTGAATGTGAAAATGCTCAAGCCAATCCCGCGGGACGTGCCATTGGTGGCCGAAGGCAAGGTGCTGCATATCTCCCGCACCTTGGGCGTGGCTGAGGGCAGTATCCGCAATGCGGAAGGAACGCTGCTGGCACATGCCACGGCGACCTGCATGATTCTGCGTCACTGA
- a CDS encoding tryptophan--tRNA ligase, which translates to MTVIPPNQILLTGDKATGPLGLGHYVRTLRHRLNYQDKHRQFLMLADTDANASNVIDVAMDYLAIGIDPARSTLFVQSQVPELHELTACYARFGADILGSQSTVIANHGIADITALKARLVPTTDPQQAIMVERGNQLVRAVNERAGTQILVEAAPVMAATARNRVAVNSAAHAMPLAANPDAISAAIHALATDPNRPGSKAPGDVDHNEVFFFLDAFETDIHFLDDLKSKYRRGGLSDAVIRHHLEECVQQFLEPIRERRNALARDPEQVLGILRDGTERARNIVAATLDEVRLGLGV; encoded by the coding sequence ATGACCGTAATCCCACCGAACCAGATTCTGTTGACTGGCGATAAAGCCACCGGCCCGCTTGGTCTCGGTCATTACGTGCGCACCTTGCGGCATCGCCTCAATTACCAGGACAAGCATCGCCAGTTTTTGATGCTGGCTGATACCGACGCCAATGCAAGCAACGTGATCGACGTGGCGATGGATTACCTGGCTATCGGGATTGATCCGGCCCGCAGCACGCTGTTTGTGCAATCCCAGGTGCCAGAACTGCATGAGCTGACTGCGTGCTACGCCCGCTTTGGCGCGGACATTCTGGGTAGCCAGAGCACCGTGATCGCCAACCACGGCATTGCCGATATCACCGCCTTGAAAGCCCGGCTGGTTCCGACCACCGACCCGCAACAAGCGATCATGGTCGAACGCGGAAATCAGCTGGTACGTGCAGTGAACGAACGCGCCGGTACACAAATTCTGGTTGAAGCCGCACCCGTCATGGCCGCCACCGCCCGTAATCGTGTAGCGGTCAACTCGGCAGCCCACGCCATGCCACTGGCCGCCAACCCGGACGCCATCAGCGCGGCGATCCACGCACTAGCGACAGACCCAAACCGGCCCGGCAGCAAAGCGCCAGGCGATGTCGATCACAACGAAGTGTTCTTCTTCCTGGACGCTTTCGAAACCGACATCCATTTTCTGGATGACCTGAAATCCAAATACCGTCGTGGCGGCTTGAGCGACGCGGTGATCCGCCATCATCTGGAGGAATGTGTGCAGCAATTCCTGGAGCCAATTCGCGAGCGCCGCAATGCGCTTGCCCGCGATCCAGAGCAAGTGCTGGGCATTTTGCGCGATGGCACTGAACGCGCTCGCAATATCGTTGCGGCGACACTGGATGAAGTCCGGCTTGGTTTGGGCGTATAA
- a CDS encoding HesA/MoeB/ThiF family protein — translation MTQSINIAAVPDLNDNQLLRYSRHILLDEIGVEGQAKISAAKVLVVGAGGLGAPAALYLAAAGVGSLTIADADEVDLTNLQRQIIHSQDRIGWNKAQSAAQTLAAINSEIHITPLGERLAGERLLELVRGADLVLDCCDNFATRHAVNRACVAARVPLVSGAAVSFDGQLTTFDARDATNPCYHCLFGEEGDASDSPCATFGVFSPLTGMIGTAQAAEALKLITGVGKPLIGRLLLLDVRNMAWREMRYKKDPACPVCGISHTAA, via the coding sequence ATGACCCAGTCCATAAACATCGCAGCAGTGCCTGACCTGAACGACAACCAGTTGCTGCGCTACAGCCGCCATATTTTGCTGGATGAGATTGGCGTGGAAGGCCAGGCAAAGATCAGTGCCGCCAAGGTACTTGTTGTGGGCGCCGGTGGTCTGGGTGCGCCCGCAGCCCTTTATCTGGCCGCCGCTGGCGTGGGCTCGCTCACCATTGCCGATGCTGATGAGGTTGACCTGACCAACCTGCAGCGGCAGATCATCCACAGCCAGGATCGCATTGGCTGGAACAAGGCCCAATCTGCCGCGCAAACGCTGGCTGCCATCAACTCCGAAATTCACATCACGCCACTTGGTGAGCGGCTGGCCGGCGAGCGACTGCTAGAACTCGTACGGGGGGCGGACCTGGTGCTCGATTGCTGCGACAATTTTGCCACCCGCCATGCAGTGAACCGCGCTTGCGTCGCTGCGCGGGTGCCACTGGTCTCAGGGGCCGCCGTGAGCTTTGATGGTCAGCTCACCACCTTTGATGCACGCGACGCCACCAACCCGTGTTATCACTGCCTGTTTGGCGAAGAAGGCGACGCCAGCGACAGCCCGTGCGCCACATTTGGCGTGTTCTCACCGCTGACCGGCATGATCGGCACGGCGCAGGCGGCAGAAGCACTCAAACTCATTACCGGCGTCGGCAAACCGCTAATTGGGCGCTTGCTGCTGCTGGATGTGCGCAATATGGCATGGCGCGAGATGCGCTACAAAAAGGACCCGGCCTGCCCGGTGTGCGGTATTTCTCACACCGCAGCCTGA
- a CDS encoding TatD family hydrolase: MLIDSHCHLDAPEFDADRDAVVERSRLAGVKRWVVPAVTADTFATTKAMLRYAGVAPAYGLHPIYVAEHRDEHLVQLAQWLQAEQPVAVGEIGLDFFVEGLDAVRQVQMFEAQLKLARDFDLPVIVHIRRSQDQALKYLRKWKVRGGIAHAFNGSSQQADEFIKLGFKLGFGGAMTYSGSQRIRKLAAELPLEAIVLETDSPDIPPSWLDRGRNEPLHMLACAQVLADLRGDTVENIASVTVANTLAVLPRLAG, encoded by the coding sequence ATGCTGATTGATAGTCATTGCCACCTTGATGCCCCCGAGTTCGACGCAGATCGCGACGCTGTGGTCGAGCGCTCACGCCTGGCCGGTGTAAAGCGCTGGGTTGTTCCAGCTGTAACAGCGGATACGTTCGCCACCACCAAAGCCATGCTGCGTTATGCCGGGGTCGCGCCTGCCTATGGTTTGCACCCGATATATGTGGCAGAACACCGGGATGAACATCTGGTACAACTCGCGCAATGGTTGCAAGCCGAACAACCTGTTGCCGTGGGTGAGATCGGTCTGGACTTCTTTGTAGAAGGTCTGGATGCAGTGCGCCAGGTGCAAATGTTTGAGGCACAGCTCAAACTGGCGCGGGATTTCGACTTGCCAGTGATTGTGCATATCCGCCGCTCGCAAGATCAGGCCCTTAAGTATCTGCGCAAATGGAAAGTGCGCGGCGGCATTGCACATGCTTTCAATGGCAGTAGCCAACAGGCCGATGAGTTTATCAAGCTGGGTTTCAAGCTTGGTTTTGGTGGAGCGATGACGTATTCAGGCTCGCAGCGTATCCGTAAACTCGCTGCCGAATTACCGCTTGAGGCCATCGTGCTGGAGACGGACTCGCCTGATATCCCGCCTTCCTGGCTGGATCGGGGACGCAACGAACCTTTACATATGTTGGCCTGCGCGCAAGTTCTGGCTGACCTGCGCGGCGATACCGTGGAAAATATAGCCTCGGTAACCGTGGCCAATACCCTGGCCGTCTTGCCGCGCCTTGCTGGTTGA
- a CDS encoding murein hydrolase activator EnvC family protein: MILAGFFFAAAATLASAAPAVSTVSPAPKQDKQEKQSELQDLRGQIDQLKHDLANNESHRKDAADALQQSEKAISDANRVLNDLSSQRQLTSAQLAQMEIDIGNTRNSIRDSQKRLAGLLNSRYRTRELEAWRLVLNQQDPNQTSRELTYYRYLTAAQQQLAQQLQQQLDQLNEVSDRIREKNDELQELARQKAAQKAELLNDQQEKQQVLSSLSQQINSQRNQIGKLQADEKRMTTLIARLDAIIKQQELKRAQQEAARKKAEAQRLAREEAARRKQAANAAKNKNQAQPANNVNSDTTAQVNPTPAPDTAPAQDKVTRQNTVEPDASLSGQQFAALKGRLRLPLKGDVIGRFGTQRAEGATWKGVFIRAASGLPVKAVATGRVVFADWLRGFGNMMIIDHGGGYMSIYAANESLLKRVGDTVNAGDTIATSGNSGGMGDSGVYFEIRQHGKPLDPLSWAG, from the coding sequence TTGATACTCGCAGGTTTCTTTTTTGCCGCCGCAGCCACTCTGGCTTCGGCGGCGCCTGCCGTATCTACTGTCAGCCCTGCCCCGAAACAGGACAAGCAGGAAAAACAGAGTGAGTTGCAGGATTTGCGTGGCCAGATCGATCAGCTCAAGCACGATCTGGCTAACAACGAATCCCACCGCAAAGATGCAGCAGATGCTTTGCAGCAGTCGGAAAAAGCCATTTCCGACGCCAATCGGGTCCTGAATGATCTTTCCAGCCAGCGCCAGCTCACCAGCGCGCAATTGGCGCAAATGGAAATCGACATTGGCAACACCCGCAACAGCATTCGCGATAGCCAGAAGCGTCTGGCTGGCCTGCTCAACAGCCGCTATCGCACCCGCGAACTGGAAGCCTGGCGGCTGGTGCTCAATCAGCAAGATCCCAATCAAACCAGTCGCGAGTTGACCTACTACCGCTATCTGACTGCCGCGCAACAACAACTGGCGCAGCAGTTACAGCAGCAACTCGATCAGCTCAACGAAGTTTCTGACCGGATTCGCGAGAAAAACGACGAACTGCAGGAACTTGCCCGGCAAAAAGCCGCCCAAAAGGCCGAGTTACTCAACGATCAGCAAGAAAAGCAGCAGGTGTTGAGCAGCCTTTCCCAGCAGATCAATAGCCAGCGTAACCAGATCGGCAAATTGCAGGCCGATGAAAAGCGCATGACTACGCTGATTGCCCGGCTGGATGCCATCATCAAGCAACAAGAATTAAAGCGGGCGCAACAGGAAGCAGCTCGCAAAAAGGCCGAAGCCCAGCGTCTGGCGCGTGAAGAAGCAGCGCGCCGTAAACAGGCTGCCAATGCGGCGAAAAACAAGAATCAGGCTCAACCAGCCAATAACGTCAACAGTGATACAACCGCACAAGTCAACCCAACGCCAGCCCCGGATACCGCGCCAGCGCAGGACAAGGTCACCCGCCAGAACACAGTAGAGCCGGATGCCAGCCTGTCTGGTCAGCAGTTCGCTGCGCTCAAGGGGCGTTTACGGCTGCCACTCAAGGGCGACGTAATCGGCCGGTTTGGCACACAACGCGCAGAAGGCGCGACCTGGAAAGGCGTGTTTATCCGGGCAGCCAGTGGCCTGCCGGTTAAGGCGGTCGCTACCGGTCGGGTGGTTTTTGCCGACTGGCTGCGTGGCTTTGGCAACATGATGATTATTGATCACGGTGGCGGCTATATGAGCATCTATGCAGCCAACGAAAGTCTGCTGAAACGGGTTGGTGATACCGTCAACGCAGGCGACACCATTGCTACAAGTGGCAACAGCGGTGGCATGGGGGATTCGGGCGTATACTTTGAAATCCGCCAGCACGGAAAACCGCTGGATCCGCTCTCCTGGGCCGGATAG
- a CDS encoding acyl-CoA-binding protein, with protein MTTLAEQFKTAQEEVVQLNDAPDVQTKLKLYALYKQATDGNVNGDRPSAINFVAQAKYDAWAKLQGLSNDEAMTQYVALVEELKKNDS; from the coding sequence ATGACCACTTTGGCCGAGCAATTCAAAACCGCGCAAGAAGAAGTTGTCCAACTGAACGACGCGCCGGATGTACAAACCAAGCTCAAGCTGTACGCGCTGTACAAGCAAGCGACCGATGGCAATGTCAACGGCGATCGACCTTCAGCCATTAACTTTGTAGCGCAGGCCAAATACGACGCCTGGGCCAAACTGCAAGGCTTGTCGAACGATGAGGCCATGACGCAGTACGTGGCGTTGGTGGAAGAACTCAAAAAGAACGACAGCTAA
- a CDS encoding S41 family peptidase, giving the protein MPSLKKPAHKPASKMQKIALVLAGIGLGVALSLSFTAVADKDASANPLPVDELRAFSTVFGLIKQSYVEPVSDKKLIDNAIKGMVSGLDPHSDYLDADAFKDLQVSTQGEFGGLGLEVNMEDGLVRVVSPIEDTPAFKAGVKPGDYIVKIDDTQVQGMSLNDAVSKMRGKAGSTVTLTLLRKGETKPLILPLKRAIVKVQSVKSVLTEPGYGYIRITQFQERTTENLATALGDLYKQNKGPLKGLVLDLRNNPGGLLNSAVGVSAAFLPQGDLVVYTEGRTPDSKVRLTADRSNYQRDDAKSDYFKDLPKDVKTVPIVVLVNGGTASASEIVSGALQDHKRALVLGTQSFGKGSVQTVLPIDATSALKITTARYFTPNGRSIQAKGITPDIEVAEATVAGRGDFSGLEVHESDLEHHLDNPTDKDAGKPKPKDKDTTPAIKLNAAPVIKPQALTASEADSEGPRQLVSKNDYQVQQALNVLKVQQLLQNKGAPVAPAASAPVAAK; this is encoded by the coding sequence ATGCCCAGCCTGAAGAAACCGGCCCACAAGCCGGCCAGCAAAATGCAGAAAATTGCACTCGTACTTGCCGGCATTGGCCTTGGGGTCGCGCTGAGCTTGTCGTTCACTGCGGTGGCAGACAAAGATGCCAGCGCCAATCCACTGCCAGTGGATGAACTGCGCGCGTTTTCCACGGTGTTTGGCCTGATCAAACAAAGTTACGTCGAACCGGTCAGTGACAAAAAACTGATCGACAACGCCATCAAGGGCATGGTTTCGGGTCTTGATCCGCATTCGGACTACCTGGATGCAGACGCCTTCAAAGATTTGCAAGTCAGCACGCAAGGCGAGTTTGGCGGTCTGGGTCTTGAAGTGAATATGGAAGACGGCCTGGTCCGCGTGGTTTCGCCGATCGAAGACACTCCAGCCTTCAAGGCGGGTGTGAAGCCAGGCGACTACATCGTCAAGATCGATGACACCCAGGTTCAGGGCATGTCGCTCAATGACGCCGTCAGCAAAATGCGTGGCAAGGCGGGCTCCACCGTCACGCTGACGCTGTTGCGCAAAGGCGAAACCAAGCCTCTGATCCTGCCGCTCAAGCGCGCCATCGTCAAAGTGCAAAGCGTGAAGTCGGTACTGACTGAACCAGGCTACGGCTATATCCGCATTACCCAGTTCCAGGAACGCACAACCGAGAACCTGGCCACTGCGCTGGGCGATCTGTACAAGCAAAACAAGGGTCCGCTCAAGGGTCTGGTGCTGGATCTGCGTAACAACCCCGGCGGCTTGCTGAATTCCGCCGTGGGTGTGTCTGCCGCGTTCTTGCCGCAAGGGGATCTGGTGGTTTACACCGAAGGCCGTACACCGGACTCCAAAGTGCGCCTGACTGCTGATCGCTCCAACTATCAGCGCGATGATGCCAAGAGCGATTACTTCAAAGATCTGCCCAAGGACGTGAAAACAGTGCCGATCGTGGTACTGGTGAACGGCGGTACGGCATCGGCTTCGGAAATCGTCTCCGGCGCGTTGCAAGACCACAAACGGGCGTTGGTCCTGGGTACGCAATCGTTCGGTAAGGGTTCGGTGCAAACCGTGCTGCCGATTGACGCTACCTCGGCACTGAAGATCACAACCGCACGTTACTTCACGCCAAATGGCCGCTCCATCCAGGCCAAGGGCATTACGCCGGATATCGAAGTGGCAGAAGCCACAGTGGCCGGTCGTGGCGACTTCAGCGGTCTGGAAGTGCACGAATCCGATCTTGAGCACCATCTGGACAATCCGACAGATAAAGATGCCGGCAAACCCAAGCCCAAAGACAAGGACACCACGCCAGCGATCAAGCTGAACGCAGCACCTGTAATCAAACCACAGGCACTGACCGCCAGCGAAGCCGATAGCGAAGGCCCACGCCAACTAGTTTCGAAGAACGACTACCAGGTGCAACAGGCTCTGAACGTGTTGAAGGTGCAGCAACTGTTGCAAAACAAGGGCGCGCCAGTCGCACCGGCTGCTTCGGCACCGGTTGCAGCAAAGTAA